A genomic window from Paramormyrops kingsleyae isolate MSU_618 chromosome 23, PKINGS_0.4, whole genome shotgun sequence includes:
- the cpsf1 gene encoding cleavage and polyadenylation specificity factor subunit 1, translating to MYAVYRQVHCPTAVEFAVYCNFISGEEKNLVVAGTSQLYVYRIIHDVESSAKMEKSSDVKSRKEKLEQVASFSLFGNVMSMASVQLVGTNRDALLLSFKDAKLSVVEYDPGTHDLKTLSLHFFEEPELRDGFVQNVHIPIVRVDPENRCAVMLVYGTQLVVLPFRKDTLTDEQEGIVGEGQKSSFLPSYIIDVRELDEKLLNIIDMKFLHGYYEPTLLILYEPNQTWPGRVAVRQDTCCIVAISLNIMQKVHPVIWSLSNLPFDCTQVMAVPKPIGGVVVFAVNSLLYLNQSVPPYGVSLNSQTNGTTAFPLRVQEEVKITLDCSQAAFIASDKMVISLKGGEIYVLTLITDGMRSVRAFHFDKAAASVLTTCMMTMEPGYLFLGSRLGNSLVLKYTEKLQETPMEESREKEKQEEPPNKKKRVDSTANWTGGKAPLLDEVDEIEVYGSEAQSGTQLATYTFEVCDSILNIGPCASASMGEPAFLSEEFQSNPEPDLEVVVCSGYGKNGALSVLQRSIRPQVVTTFELPGCHDMWTVISSEKKDAEVPPEEEGEPSMEPPPEPTDDNRKHGFLILSREDSTMILQTGQEIMELDTSGFATQGPTVFAGNIGDNKYIIQVSPMGLRLLEGVTQLHFVPVDLGSPIVQCAVADPYVVIMTAEGVVTMFVLKNDSYMGKTHRLALQKPQLHTQSRVITLCAYRDISGMFTTESKVCNLTREETASRSQSETQTIIHDISNTVDDEEEMLYGDSSPLFSPTQEEPTGNMGMACPGLEGAAHKAEPTHWCMVVRENGVMEIYQLPEWRLIFLVKNFPVGQRVLVDSSSGQSAAQGEGKKEEVTRQGEIPLVKEVALVGLGHNHSRPYLLVHVDQELLIYEAFPYDQQQSQSNLKVRFKKMPHNINFREKKMKLSKKDKKIEGGPGEEGLGPRGRVARFRYFEDISGYSGVFICGPSPHWMMVTSRGAMRLHPMTIDGPIESFSPFHNINCPKGFLYFNKQGELRISVLPTYLSYDAPWPVRKIPLRCTAHYVTYHVESKVYAVCLSVKEPCTRIPRMTGEEKEYESIERDERYINPQQEKFSIQLISPVSWEAIPNTRIDLEEWEHVTCMKTVALKSQETVSGLKGYIAAGTCLMQGEEVTCRGRILILDVIEVVPEPGQPLTKNKFKILYEKEQKGPVTALCHCSGYLVSAIGQKIFLWSLKDNDLTGMAFIDTQLYIHQMYSIKNFILAADVMKSISLLRYQEESKTLSLVSRDAKPLEVYSTEFMVDNNQLGFLVSDRDKNLLVYMYLPEAKESFGGMRLLRRADFNVGAHVNTFWRMPCRGAMEAGSKKTLTWDNKHITWFATLDGGIGLLLPMQEKTYRRLLMLQNALTTMLPHHAGLNPKAFRMLHTDRRTLQNPVRNILDGELLTKYLYLSTMERSELAKKIGTTSDIILDDLLEIDRVTAHF from the exons ATGTACGCTGTTTACCGGCAAGTCCACTGTCCGACCGCAGTTGAGTTCGCCGTGTACTGCAATTTCATATCCGGCGAAGAAAAAAACCTTGTTGTGGCCGGCACTTCACAGCTCTACGTCTACAGAATCATTCATGATGTGGAG AGCTCTGCAAAGATGGAGAAGTCATCAG ATGTCAAGAGTCGCAAGGAGAAGCTGGAGCAGGTAGCTTCCTTCTCCCTCTTCGGCAACGTCATGTCCATGGCCAGTGTTCAGCTCGTAGGGACCAACAGAGATGCTCTTCTGTTGAGCTTCAAAGATGCCAAG CTGTCAGTAGTGGAGTATGATCCAGGAACACACGACCTGAAAACTCTGTCCCTGCACTTTTTTGAGGAACCAGAGCTGAGG GATGGCTTTGTGCAGAACGTGCACATTCCCATCGTCCGTGTGGATCCAGAGAACCGCTGTGCTGTCATGCTGGTCTACGGAACCCAGCTGGTGGTTCTGCCTTTCAGGAAGGACACCTTGACGGACGAGCAGGAGGGTATAGTGGGAGAAGG GCAAAAATCGAGCTTTCTGCCCAGCTACATTATTGATGTGCGAGAGCTGGACGAGAAGCTCCTCAACATCATTGACATGAAGTTTCTTCACGGATACTATGAGCCCACGTTGCTTATCTTGTATGAGCCCAACCAGACCTGGCCGGG GCGCGTCGCCGTCCGCCAGGACACCTGCTGCATTGTAGCCATCTCCCTCAACATAATGCAGAAGGTGCATCCGGTGATCTGGTCCCTGTCCAATCTGCCCTTCGATTGCACGCAGGTTATGGCGGTGCCCAAGCCCATCG GTGGCGTTGTTGTGTTTGCTGTGAACTCCCTGCTGTACCTGAACCAGAGCGTGCCGCCCTACGGTGTATCGCTCAATAGTCAGACCAACGGGACGACTGCATTCCCCCTAC GTGTGCAGGAGGAAGTGAAGATCACTCTGGACTGTTCCCAAGCAGCGTTCATTGCCTCTGATAAGATGGTTATTTCCTTGAAAGGGGGTGAAAT ATATGTACTCACGCTAATCACAGACGGGATGAGGAGCGTGCGAGCGTTTCACTTCGACAAGGCTGCTGCCAGCGTGTTGACCACCTGT ATGATGACGATGGAGCCGGGATACCTCTTCCTCGGGTCCCGTCTGGGAAACTCCCTGGTCTTGAAATACACGGAAAAACTGCAGGAGACGCCGATGGAGGAGAGCAGGGAGAAGGAGAAGCAG GAAGAACCACCCAACAAAAAGAAGAGAGTGGATTCTACGGCCAACTGGACAG GTGGGAAGGCCCCGCTTCTGGACGAAGTGGACGAGATCGAGGTGTACGGTAGCGAGGCCCAATCGGGCACCCAGCTGGCCACCTACACCTTTGAG GTGTGTGACAGCATTCTGAACATCGGCCCCTGTGCCAGCGCCTCCATGGGGGAACCAGCCTTCCTGTCGGAGGAG TTCCAGAGTAACCCAGAGCCAGACCTCGAGGTTGTAGTTTGCTCAGGTTATGGAAAGAATGGCGCTCTCTCCGTGCTCCAG AGGAGCATCCGACCACAAGTGGTCACCACCTTCGAGCTTCCGGGCTGCCATGACATGTGGACGGTCATCTCCTCTGAGAAGAAGGATGCGGAG GTACCACCTGAGGAGGAGGGTGAACCCTCCATGGAGCCCCCACCTGAGCCCACTGATGACAACAGGAAGCATGGCTTCCTGATCCTCAGCAGAGAAGACTCCACCATG ATCCTGCAGACAGGACAGGAGATCATGGAGCTCGACACCAGTGGGTTTGCAACTCAGGGCCCCACTGTGTTTGCTGGCAACATCGGTGACAATAAGTACATCATCCAGGTGTCACCTATGGGCCTCCGGCTCCTGGAAGGAG TGACGCAATTGCACTTCGTCCCCGTGGATCTGGGCTCGCCCATTGTGCAGTGTGCGGTCGCCGACCCCTACGTGGTCATCATGACGGCCGAGGGGGTAGTGACCATGTTCGTGCTCAAGAACGACTCCTACATGGGCAAGACGCACCGGCTGGCTCTGCAGAAGCCCCAGCTGCACACC CAATCGCGGGTGATAACGCTGTGCGCGTACCGGGACATCAGTGGCATGTTCACCACCGAGAGCAAGGTGTGCAACCTCACCAGGGAGGAGACAGCCTCCAGGAGCCAGTCTGAGACACAGACCATCATACATGACATCAG TAACACGGTGGATGACGAGGAGGAGATGCTCTACGGAGACTCGAGTCCCCTGTTCAGTCCGACTCAGGAGGAGCCGACTGGCAACATGGGGATGGCCTGTCCCGGGCTGGAAGGGGCAGCCCACAAGGCCGAGCCCACCCACTGGTGCATGGTGGTGCGGGAAAACGGCGTTATGGAG ATTTACCAGCTTCCGGAATGGCGCCTCATCTTCCTGGTGAAGAACTTCCCAGTCGGCCAGCGTGTGCTGGTGGACAGTTCCTCTGGGCAGTCTGCTGCACagggagaggggaaaaaagaggAAGTGACACGACAAGGAGAGATCCCATTGGTCAAAGAGGTGGCCTTGGTGGGATTGGGCCACAACCATTCGCGACCTTACCTCTTG GTCCACGTTGACCAGGAGCTCTTAATCTATGAAGCCTTTCCATATGACCAACAGCAGTCACAGAGCAACTTAAAAGTGCGGTTTAAAAAG ATGCCTCATAACATCAACTTCCGTGAGAAGAAAATGAAGCTGTCGAAGAAGGACAAAAAGATTGAGGGCGGCCCTGGGGAGGAGGGCTTGGGGCCCAGAGGCCGGGTGGCTCGCTTCCGGTATTTTGAAGACATATCTGGTTACTCAGGG GTGTTCATCTGCGGACCTTCTCCTCACTGGATGATGGTGACCTCCCGTGGAGCGATGAGGCTTCACCCCATGACCATCGATGGCCCCATTGAATCCTTCTCCCCCTTTCACAACATCAACTGTCCCAAAGGATTCCTCTATTTTAACAAGCAG GGTGAGCTCAGGATCAGCGTGTTGCCGACTTACCTATCATACGACGCCCCGTGGCCCGTCAGGAAAATCCCCCTCAGGTGCACCGCCCACTATGTCACGTACCACGTGGAGTCCAAG GTGTATGCAGTATGTCTGAGCGTGAAAGAGCCCTGCACACGTATTCCCAGAATGACCGGGGAGGAGAAAGAGTACGAGTCCATAGAGAGAG ACGAGCGGTACATCAACCCTCAGCAGGAGAAGTTCTCGATCCAGCTTATTTCTCCTGTCAGCTGGGAGGCGATCCCCAATACAAG AATCGATCTGGAGGAGTGGGAGCACGTGACCTGCATGAAGACGGTGGCACTGAAGAGCCAGGAGACCGTGTCAGGCCTCAAGGGATACATAGCTGCCGGGACCTGTCTGATGCAGGGAGAGGAGGTCACATGTCGAGGCAGG ATCCTGATCTTGGATGTAATTGAAGTGGTACCTGAGCCAGGGCAGCCACTCACCAAGAACAAATTCAAGATCCTCTACGAGAAGGAGCAGAAGGGCCCTGTCACTGCCTTGTGTCACTGCAGTGGCTACCTCGTCTCAGCTATTGGCCAGAag ATATTCCTGTGGAGCCTGAAGGACAATGACCTGACCGGCATGGCCTTCATCGACACCCAGCTCTACATCCACCAGATGTACAGCATCAAGAACTTTATCCTGGCGGCTGATGTCATGAAGAGCATCTCGTTGCTCCGCTACCAGGAGGAGAGCAAGACGCTGTCGCTCGTCAGCAGG GACGCCAAACCGCTGGAGGTGTACAGCACCGAATTCATGGTGGACAACAACCAACTTGGATTTTTGG TGTCAGACCGAGATAAGAATTTGCTGGTCTACATGTATCTACCAGAAG CCAAGGAGAGCTTTGGGGGGATGCGGCTGCTGCGTCGTGCCGACTTCAACGTAGGCGCCCACGTCAACACCTTCTGGAGGATGCCGTGTCGGGGGGCCATGGAGGCCGGCAGCAAGAAGACCCTCACCTGGGACAACAAGCACATCACCTGGTTTG CAACGCTGGATGGAGGCATTGGGCTCCTTTTGCCCATGCAGGAGAAGACATACCGTCGACTGCTCATGCTCCAGAACGCACtaaccaccatgctgccccaccACGCGGGACTCAACCCCAAAGCATTCAG GATGCTTCACACCGACCGGCGCACGTTGCAGAACCCAGTGCGTAACATCTTGGACGGGGAGCTCCTCACCAAGTACCTGTACCTCAGCACCATGGAGCGCAGTGAGCTGGCCAAGAAGATCGGGACCACCTCAGATATT ATTTTGGATGATCTTCTGGAAATTGACAGAGTGACAGCtcacttttaa